CGGTTTAGGCATGCTGCTTTACCAAGGTGCCGCAGCATTTGAAAAGTGGACTGGACAAGAAATGCCAATAGAAATCGTAAAACCAATTATCGAAAACAACTAAATTAGAATTGACTGAAGGAGAGAACAATAATGATCGTAATTATGAAATCAGAAGCAACGAAAGCGCAAATCAAATCAGTGATCGAACGAGTGAAAAAAGAAGGACTAGAAGTTCATCTAAGTGAGGGTAAGGAACAAACAATCATTGGCTTGGTTGGTGACACAAGAAAAATGCAGGATGTGGCATTTAATAGTTACGATGGTGTTGAAAATGCAGTCAGAATATCTTTGACATACAAACTAACAAGTCGTGAGTTTCATCCAGAAAACACAATTGTTGATGTCGCTGGTGTGAAAATTGGTGATGGCAGTATGACAATGATGGCAGGACCTTGTTCAATCGAAAGTTTAGATCAGATCCGTGAATGCGCCAGAATCGCGAAAGCAGGCGGGGCAACGGTTTTACGAGGAGGTGCTTTTAAACCAAGAACCTCTCCCTACGCTTTCCAAGGCTTAGAAGAAGAAGGCTTAAAATATATTCGTCAAGCAGCAGATGAATTTGATATGAAGGTCATTACAGAGGTTATGGACGAAGGGCACATCGATATGATTGCTGAGTACAGTGATATTTTACAAATCGGTGCTAGAAATATGCAAAATTTTAAATTGCTACAAGCAGTTGGCAAAACTGGTAAACCAATTGGCTTAAAACGAGGTATTTCTGGTACAATTGATGAGTGGCTAAATGCTGCAGAATATATCGCAGCACAAGGTAATTTCAATGTGGTTTTTATTGAACGTGGTATTCGTACGTATGAAACGGCAACACGTAACACGCTGGATTTAAGTGCTGTTCCATTGATTAAAAAATTAAGTCATTTCCCAATCATCGTTGATCCGAGTCACGGTGTCGGAATTTGGGATCTTGTTCCTCCAATGGCACGAGCAGGTGTTGCCTCTGGCGCGGATGGCTTGATTGTTGAAATTCATCCAGATCCAGTCAACGCTTGGTCTGATGGACCACAATCACTAAATGAAAAAACATACATGCGCATGATGGAAGAAGTTCATATTATAGAAAAAGCAATGAAAGAAATCAACGCATTAGGCTAATAGAATCATTAAAATAGTTAGTCAGTGGGTTCTCTTTAACAAAAAAGGAGTTGAAATAAATGAAACTCACAGTAAATCTACCAAACCATTCTTATGATTTGAGCATTGAAGCAGGCTTATTGAAAAGTATTGGTTCTTGGGCGAAAGAGTTATGGTCACCGCAAAAGATCGTGATCATAACAGATACAAATGTTCATCCTTTGTATGGTGATCAAGTTTTCAAAAGTTTGAAAGAAGCAAATTTTGAAGTGTCAACTTTTGTGATCGATGCAGGTGAGCAAAGTAAAAGTTTGACTGTAGCGGCTGAAATCTATGATTTTTTGGCAGATGAAGGTATGACTAGAAGTGATGGAATCATCGCTCTAGGTGGTGGAGTGGTTGGTGATTTAGCAGGTTTCGTTGCTTCAACCTATA
The Enterococcus silesiacus DNA segment above includes these coding regions:
- a CDS encoding 3-deoxy-7-phosphoheptulonate synthase (catalyzes the formation of 3-deoxy-D-arabino-hept-2-ulosonate 7-phosphate from phosphoenolpyruvate and D-erythrose 4-phosphate), which produces MIVIMKSEATKAQIKSVIERVKKEGLEVHLSEGKEQTIIGLVGDTRKMQDVAFNSYDGVENAVRISLTYKLTSREFHPENTIVDVAGVKIGDGSMTMMAGPCSIESLDQIRECARIAKAGGATVLRGGAFKPRTSPYAFQGLEEEGLKYIRQAADEFDMKVITEVMDEGHIDMIAEYSDILQIGARNMQNFKLLQAVGKTGKPIGLKRGISGTIDEWLNAAEYIAAQGNFNVVFIERGIRTYETATRNTLDLSAVPLIKKLSHFPIIVDPSHGVGIWDLVPPMARAGVASGADGLIVEIHPDPVNAWSDGPQSLNEKTYMRMMEEVHIIEKAMKEINALG